From Sporolactobacillus pectinivorans:
GATCGGCTGTCGCTCCCCCATCGTTACGAACACAAAGCGAAGTTTCTGATACAACCCCTGTCCCAAGAGCAGATCCCGGTAAAAATAGGCCACCGTTTCCTCCTCGCCGTACAGCTGGAGCGTCGCCGTCTTAAACGATTCAGCCTGAGTGAAAAACAGCGTTTTCATTTTCAGCTTGAGACTGGCGTCTTTTTTCCTTGGGCGTCCTCTTCTGCGGGCTTGGACGGCGTATTCATAAGCCACGCAGGATGTCTTGGCCTTCATGGTGAGATCTGGCCTGACCATACCTTCCTTATTCCGTTGATTCAGGCGACGGAGCACAGGAACAGACAAGAAGTAGCGATCCAGAACGATCCAGAAGAAAATGCATGGTCCAGAACCTGGTCCAGAACCTTAGCCGCCGCGAAACCTTGGTTCATCATCTGAGCCACATGCGACTAGCATCGATCCAGCTCAAGAGTGTCTGGACGCCTGAAGATTGAGGAACAGCGGCAGGCAAAAGGTTTTACCAGATTTTCCAATCAGGACGCCGACGGCATAGTAGGAACAGGCTTTGGAAAGAGCCATTGAAATGTCTATAATTTTTATATTACACAACCCGTGATTATTTTAATTTAATCAATCCGCTTTTAAGAAGTGTTGACTTTAGAGGTCTTATCTTCATTAAAAGTTTCATTAAAACAGGGAGTTGTAGAACATTTAACTCAGCATATCTTTTGCTTTTTTTACTGATTTTCCCTTTTGTAACCAAATCCCTTCCGGCTTCACGAAATGCATGAAGTATTGCAGCTTTTTTTGGAAATGATTTTTCATCCATATTTCTTAGTAAAAAGCTCGACTTTCTTACAAGTACACCAACCATCGGTGCATCCATAAATTTAGAAAAAGTTTTAAAGTAATATACTAAGCTTTTTGATGCTTCATTTTCAATGTTTCCACAACTAGTCAATAAAACGAAAGGTTTCGAGCAAATATTGGCGTTTATCTGATGAAAAAATATTCCCTTTTTAGATACAGTAACCTTGCTTATATCCCCTGTAGAGTTAAACCTATCAATAAAGTTTTTCATTAATCCCGACATATTGAAAACATGAATAGGTGTAGCGTATATAATGATATCTGACCGAGACATCCTCTCCAAAATATCTTTCATATCATCTTTATCTTCATAGACACACTTCAAGTAACTTTTTTCTGTGTGGCATAATTCGCAACCTAAACATTGGTAAATTTTATGTCTTCTAAGGACTATCGTTTCAAATTC
This genomic window contains:
- a CDS encoding transposase — translated: MFFWIVLDRYFLSVPVLRRLNQRNKEGMVRPDLTMKAKTSCVAYEYAVQARRRGRPRKKDASLKLKMKTLFFTQAESFKTATLQLYGEEETVAYFYRDLLLGQGLYQKLRFVFVTMGERQPILVSTDRTLDPKVITRLCTRRFTTETTFRTLKQSLRAFAYHF
- a CDS encoding flavodoxin family protein, with the protein product MKILAINASHRGEKGFTQFLINQIRNGVIDAGSEFETIVLRRHKIYQCLGCELCHTEKSYLKCVYEDKDDMKDILERMSRSDIIIYATPIHVFNMSGLMKNFIDRFNSTGDISKVTVSKKGIFFHQINANICSKPFVLLTSCGNIENEASKSLVYYFKTFSKFMDAPMVGVLVRKSSFLLRNMDEKSFPKKAAILHAFREAGRDLVTKGKISKKSKRYAELNVLQLPVLMKLLMKIRPLKSTLLKSGLIKLK